The stretch of DNA TCGTCGATACGATCGGCGCCGGCGATGTCTTCAACGCCGCCTTCCTTGCCGCGCTCGCAAGCGATGAGCCGCTGATTTCTTGTCTGGAGGCGGGAACCGCAGTCGCCTCGCGCGCCATATCCACCCTTCCCCGCGACTATGACGGCCCGTCATCTCCCGAGGAGCCTGTGCGATGAGCGCGCTCGAAATTCAGAATATCCGCAAGACCTATGGCGACGTCGAGACGCTGAAAGGCATCGACATCTCATTGGAAAGCGGCGAATTCCTGGTGCTGCTCGGCTCCTCCGGCTGCGGCAAGTCCACCCTGCTGAACATCATCGCCGGCCTTGCCGAGGCGACGAGCGGCGATGTCAGGATCGGCGGCCGCTCGGTGCTCAGCGTGCATCCGAAGGACCGCGATATCGCCATGGTCTTTCAATCCTACGCGCTCTATCCCAATCTGACGGTGCACCGGAACATCGGCTTCGGCCTGGAAATGCGCAAGGTGCCGGCGCCGGAGCGCGACAATGCCGTGCGCGACGCCGCAAAGCTCCTGCAGATCGAAAACCTCCTCGACCGCAAGCCGAGCCAGCTTTCCGGCGGCCAGCGCCAGCGCGTCGCCATCGGCCGTGCGCTGGTGCGCAAGCCGGAGGTATTCCTCTTCGACGAGCCGCTCTCCAACCTTGACGCCAAGCTGCGCATGGAGATGCGCACCGAGATCAAGCGGCTGCATCAGATGCTGAAGACCACGGTCGTCTATGTCACCCATGACCAGATCGAGGCGATGACGCTTGCAAGCCGCATCGCCGTCATGCGCGACGGCCGCATCGAGCAGCTGGGCACGCCGGAGGAGATCTACAACCATCCGGCAACGCTCTATGTCGCGACCTTCGTCGGCGCGCCGCCGATGAACCTGCTGAAGGCAA from Rhizobium leguminosarum bv. trifolii WSM1325 encodes:
- a CDS encoding ABC transporter related (PFAM: ABC transporter related; Transport-associated OB domain protein~SMART: AAA ATPase~KEGG: rec:RHECIAT_CH0003624 probable sugar ABC transporter, ATP-binding protein); protein product: MSALEIQNIRKTYGDVETLKGIDISLESGEFLVLLGSSGCGKSTLLNIIAGLAEATSGDVRIGGRSVLSVHPKDRDIAMVFQSYALYPNLTVHRNIGFGLEMRKVPAPERDNAVRDAAKLLQIENLLDRKPSQLSGGQRQRVAIGRALVRKPEVFLFDEPLSNLDAKLRMEMRTEIKRLHQMLKTTVVYVTHDQIEAMTLASRIAVMRDGRIEQLGTPEEIYNHPATLYVATFVGAPPMNLLKATARDGRLALSGSDVSLPLPARFRETAGNGRDFILGIRPEALRTDGTGPSIEAILEVAELTGPELVVTALAGNQRLMACLPPRTPIRDNEKLTLLFDEEAMHLFDPQTGLSCGR